A region of Heteronotia binoei isolate CCM8104 ecotype False Entrance Well chromosome 2, APGP_CSIRO_Hbin_v1, whole genome shotgun sequence DNA encodes the following proteins:
- the RFXANK gene encoding DNA-binding protein RFXANK, with the protein MGECGASGILARGVESSEGIPIAEMTRTALVRDLEVSVSDVDEADTSIILHLQPYLEDTDDLQPGQDQTASNDGGLLKHSTTLTNRQRGNIVSALPATLDTLSIYQLAAQGELTLLMENLQKDENLVNKPDKRGFTPLMWASAFGEMESVRCLLELGADPHALAHQRESALSLASTGGYTGIVILLLEKNVDINSYDWNGGTPLLYAVRGNHVKCVETLLARGADLTTEADSGYTPMDLAVALGHKKVQQVIENHILKLFRNRETD; encoded by the exons ATGGGAGAATGTGGGGCATCTGGAATTTTGGCCAGGGGCGTTGAGAGTTCCGAAGGAATTCCTATTGCTGAAATGACGCGAACCGCCTTAGTGAGAGACCTGGAGGTGTCTGTGAGTGATGTGGACGAGGCAGACACCTCGATAATCCTGCATTTGCAGCCCTACTTGGAGGACACAGATGACCTGCAGCCGGGTCAGGACCAGACGGCTTCGAATG ACGGTGGGCTCCTGAAGCATTCGACCACTTTGACCAACCGCCAAAGGGGCAACATAGTTTCTGCCTTGCCAGCTACTCTGGACA CACTGTCCATTTACCAGCTAGCAGCTCAGGGCGAGCTTACCCTGCTGATGGAAAATCTGCAGAAAG ATGAGAATCTGGTGAACAAACCAGACAAGCGAGGCTTCACTCCGCTGATGTGGGCCTCGGCTTTTGGAGAGATGGAAAGCGTCCGCTGTCTCCTGGAactg ggCGCTGACCCCCACGCCCTCGCACACCAGCGGGAAAGTGCCCTATCACTCGCCAGTACTGGAGGATACACCGGCATTGTCATCCTACTGCTGGAAAAGAATGTCGACATCAACAGCTATGACTGG AACGGCGGGACCCCACTCTTGTATGCTGTGCGGGGCAATCACGTGAAATGCGTCGAGACGTTGTTAG CACGAGGTGCCGATCTTACCACTGAAGCAGATTCTGGGTACACACCAATGGACCTGGCTGTGGCACTGGGTCACAAAAAAG tCCAGCAGGTGATTGAAAATCATATTCTGAAATTATTCCGGAACAGAGAGACTGACTGA
- the BORCS8 gene encoding BLOC-1-related complex subunit 8, with the protein MEEPEMQLKVKKVTDKFTESMYVLANEPSVALYRLQEHVRRSLPELAQHKADMQSWEEQSQGAIYTVEYACSAIKNMKDSCVYFKSIDGLLRSAIAVKEQLNSSRR; encoded by the exons ATGGAGGAGCCTGAGATGCAGCTGAAAGTAAAGAAAG TAACAGACAAGTTTACAGAGAGCATGTACGTCTTGGCCAATGAACCCTCTGTGGCTTTGTATCGACTTCAGGAGCATGTCAGACGGTCCCTCCCGGAACTGGCCCAGCATAAG GCTGACATGCAGAGCTGGGAGGAGCAGAGCCAAGGAGCCATCTACACGGTGGAGTATGCCTGCAG CGCCATCAAGAACATGAAGGACAGCTGCGTTTATTTCAAAAGCATTGACGGGTTACTCCGGAGTGCCATTGCTGTAAAAGAGCAACTGAATTCCAGCCGGAGGTAG
- the TMEM221 gene encoding LOW QUALITY PROTEIN: transmembrane protein 221 (The sequence of the model RefSeq protein was modified relative to this genomic sequence to represent the inferred CDS: inserted 1 base in 1 codon; deleted 1 base in 1 codon), whose protein sequence is MPSSYGQRALGALLLLGTVAGLMAVLASMLIFQIESGSHWGGLPSWANRALLRASAVLASLCLVLSLSCXLLSLLHGYCGAERGASPGGALEPGKADWFLLDTRKVRHVAVGLFCCGVSAYLAALSLYMLVSFKAETGITCACIFSSGILVLLITATHVLVRVSRASWRSQGEGSHSLYENDSAQGGETPAAHLNNAKNVVPSRLRPEIHREFSYPLYAEQKSHLTTPVSSNITSSGSPGATPEKESYTVPRMHRTLSAESGLLQPHEKPWNGVTQEMRNVLSRKLAGSGKDSTLV, encoded by the exons ATGCCCTCCTCTTACGGCCAGCGCGCCCTGGGCGCCCTGCTGCTCTTGGGCACGGTGGCG GGCTTGATGGCGGTGCTGGCCTCTATGCTCATCTTCCAGATCGAGTCCGGGAGCCACTGGGGCGGCCTGCCGAGTTGGGCCAACCGGGCGCTGCTGCGTGCCTCGGCCGTGCTGGCTTCTCTCTGCTTGGTGCTCAGCCTCAGCT TCCTGCTCAGTCTCCTGCACGGCTACTGCGGCGCGGAGCGAGGCGCTTCGCCAGGGGGCGCCCTGGAGCCGGGCAA GGCTGACTGGTTCCTGCTGGACACTCGCAAGGTCCGCCATGTTGCCGTGGGTCTGTTCTGCTGTGGAGTCTCTGCCTACCTCGCAG CTCTCTCCCTATACATGCTCGTCTCCTTCAAGGCCGAAACTGGGATCACTTGCGCCTGCATCTTTTCCTCGGGCATTCTTGTGCTGCTTATCACGGCGACCCACGTGCTGGTCCGCGTGTCCAGAGCCTCATGGCGCAGTCAAGGGGAGGGATCCCACAGCCTCTACGAAAATGACTCAGCCCAAGGTGGTGAGACCCCTGCTGCTCATCTCAACAATGCCAAGAATGTGGTCCCGTCAAGGCTAAGGCCAGAGATTCACCGTGAGTTTTCATACCCACTGTACGCAGAGCAGAAGTCCCACCTTACCACCCCAGTGAGCAGCAATATTACCTCTTCAGGGAGTCCCGGGGCAACACCTGAGAAGGAGAGCTACACGGTCCCTAGAATGCACCGGACGCTGTCGGCTGAGTCCGGTCTCCTGCAGCCACATGAGAAGCCATGGAACGGAGTCACACAAGAAATGAGAAATGTCTTATCCCGAAAGCTGGCCGGATCTGGAAAAGATTCGACTCTGGTGTAG